In the Helianthus annuus cultivar XRQ/B chromosome 11, HanXRQr2.0-SUNRISE, whole genome shotgun sequence genome, one interval contains:
- the LOC110888681 gene encoding uncharacterized protein LOC110888681, with the protein MSYTGCQLLIRFILVAGHPLRNYIKGMIGNGDNIRFWCSVAKRIQNLDSETVLSWNWNTAQLSSDLQSSLNSLCDLLHGIQITAEADRWIWLPDPNGEFTVKDVKKLLLKETVQRNDYILEWCSWLPAKVNIHMWRSVTESIPTAKGLKRRNIQTTEEACLLCNENDESAVHIFTACHVATVVWEGISKWCKIPNIIAFSVKDILGIHKEVTGSERKKEALQGILSIVCWSIWRARSSSKFANTPVRIKNIMSEVKSLGFLWFSSRSKHKEAEWKEWCSFVNM; encoded by the exons ATGTCGTACACCGGTTGCCAATTACTAATACGATTCATATTGGTTGCTGGGCATCCGTTAAGGAATTATATCAAAGGGATGATCGGTAATGGCGACAATATCAGATTTTG GTGTTCGGTCGCTAAAAGAATTCAAAATCTAGACTCGGAAACGGTGCTGTCATGGAACTGGAATACGGCTCAGCTGTCTTCGGATCTGCAGTCTAGTCTAAACAGTCTCTGTGACTTGCTGCACGGTATCCAGATTACGGCTGAGGCGGATAGGTGGATTTGGCTTCCAGACCCTAACGGAGAGTTCACTGTTAAAGATGTTAAGAAGCTGCTTCTAAAGGAGACGGTTCAAAGAAACGATTATATTTTAGAGTGGTGCAGTTGGTTACCTGCTAAAGTAAATATCCACATGTGGAGATCGGTAACGGAAAGCATTCCCACGGCTAAAGGGCTAAAGAGAAGAAACATCCAGACTACTGAGGAAGCGTGCTTGCTGTGTAACGAGAACGACGAATCTGCTGTACACATTTTTACAGCCTGTCATGTTGCGACGGTTGTCTGGGAAGGAATATCTAAATGGTGCAAGATTCCGAACATCATCGCCTTTTCGGTCAAAGATATTTTAGGTATTCATAAAGAGGTTACAGGTTCAGAGAGGAAAAAGGAAGCACTGCAAGGTATTTTAAGCATAGTTTGTTGGAGCATATGGCGCGCTAGAAGTAGTTCGAAATTTGCCAACACCCCGGTTAGGATTAAAAATATCATGAGCGAGGTTAAATCACTCGGTTTTCTTTGGTTTTCTAGTAGATCTAAACATAAAGAGGCAGAGTGGAAAGAATGGTGTTCCTTTGTAAATATGTAA
- the LOC110888680 gene encoding uncharacterized protein LOC110888680 has product MNYLSINLRGIRDSKKADWVRGLKTSHGAHFVAIQETKVPGNITFLVNRLWGRSLFEFDAVESTGRSGGLLTIWDPSIFVKSGVVKNRNFLAVFGNMTSSGDLIAVVNVYAQNDPGDRRILWADLIQLKNTFSGMWVFLGDFNDVRWQEERLNSEFVALNAQHFNQFIAEADLVEYQMGGRQYTYRVG; this is encoded by the coding sequence ATGAATTATTTGTCCATTAATTTAAGGGGAATACGAGATTCCAAAAAGGCGGATTGGGTTAGGGGCTTGAAAACATCGCACGGAGCGCATTTCGTCGCGATTCAAGAAACAAAGGTGCCAGGTAATATAACTTTTTTGGTAAATCGATTATGGGGTAGATCGTTATTTGAGTTTGATGCGGTAGAATCAACGGGCAGGTCAGGGGGTTTACTTACTATTTGGGATCCATCGATTTTTGTAAAATCCGGGGTAGTGAAGAACAGGAATTTCTTGGCGGTGTTTGGGAATATGACAAGTTCaggagatttaatagctgttgtGAATGTATACGCACAAAATGATCCTGGAGACAGACGCATTCTCTGGGCTGACTTGATCCAGTTAAAAAATACATTTAGTGGGATGTGGGTTTTCTTAGGAGACTTTAACGACGTTAGATGGCAAGAAGAGCGTCTAAACTCAGAATTTGTAGCTTTAAATGCACAACATTTCAACCAATTTATAGCAGAGGCGGACTTAGTAGAGTATCAGATGGGGGGCAGACAATACACCTACAGGGTCGGATAA